One region of Metallosphaera sedula DSM 5348 genomic DNA includes:
- a CDS encoding MFS transporter has translation MNPKGVMRTLLSLTLMLMLVNYVETMVIPALPKIEDQFSTTATTVAWVTSAYLIVGAVASPIFGKLGDRYGKKKVYLISIGFYSLAVLMAGFSPNIYFLIFSRGVQGIGYSTFPLAIAIITDLFPKERVAWAQGILSATLAAGPALGLLVGSYIVQDLGWPYAFHTAFILSLILLGISAKYIVEIPEKTREKIDYLGATFLMLTVVPLLVYLSNGPNVGWTTLSQIALIVVSVVAFPIFLIVERRTSEPLMRLDLFRVRNLMVANVAGLISGTGMFLMFTGLVYYLQLPRPYGLGLTIIESGLLMAPVALVMMTLGPIVGRAINVIGPKPLLVVGSSVSMLGYFLLDTFRYSEYEVLFDVIVTAAGLVNLIIPLVNMVALALPEEQRGIGIGMNTLIRTIGSAIGPVISTVFMDTYVTWLLYDVNGQFIPVAQVPDYSAFHYMYMVAIALMFLSLIASLFTKNYVIKARQEVKREVVEAKHPG, from the coding sequence ATGAATCCCAAGGGAGTTATGAGAACTCTTCTCTCCCTAACCCTTATGTTAATGCTTGTGAACTACGTGGAGACCATGGTGATTCCAGCACTGCCTAAGATAGAGGACCAATTCTCCACAACCGCGACCACCGTGGCGTGGGTAACCTCGGCATACCTCATTGTGGGGGCGGTCGCGTCTCCGATTTTCGGCAAACTGGGCGACAGATACGGGAAAAAGAAGGTTTACCTGATCTCAATCGGGTTCTACTCGCTTGCGGTTTTGATGGCAGGTTTCTCTCCGAACATTTACTTCCTGATCTTCTCTAGGGGAGTTCAGGGAATAGGATATTCCACATTTCCCTTGGCTATTGCCATCATCACTGACCTGTTCCCCAAGGAAAGGGTGGCATGGGCACAGGGCATACTTAGCGCAACCTTGGCTGCTGGTCCTGCACTAGGTCTCCTTGTGGGATCCTATATAGTCCAGGACTTGGGGTGGCCGTACGCCTTTCACACGGCTTTCATCCTCTCCTTGATTTTGCTGGGCATCTCGGCCAAGTACATCGTGGAAATCCCTGAGAAGACTAGGGAAAAGATTGACTACCTTGGTGCTACCTTCCTCATGTTAACAGTGGTGCCACTCCTAGTTTATCTTTCCAATGGGCCCAACGTGGGGTGGACCACCTTGAGCCAGATAGCCCTCATCGTGGTGTCAGTGGTAGCGTTCCCTATCTTCTTGATCGTGGAGAGGAGAACCTCGGAGCCCTTGATGAGGCTTGACCTCTTTAGGGTAAGGAACCTCATGGTGGCAAACGTGGCTGGTCTCATTTCCGGTACGGGTATGTTCCTGATGTTCACTGGATTGGTTTACTACCTTCAGCTACCCAGACCCTACGGACTAGGTTTAACTATTATCGAGTCAGGTCTCCTCATGGCACCCGTTGCCCTGGTCATGATGACCTTGGGTCCTATTGTGGGTAGAGCTATAAATGTGATTGGCCCGAAACCTCTGCTCGTCGTAGGATCATCGGTCAGCATGTTGGGCTACTTCCTACTGGACACCTTTAGGTATAGCGAGTACGAGGTTCTATTTGACGTGATAGTGACAGCTGCAGGATTGGTTAACCTGATTATCCCCCTAGTTAACATGGTCGCCTTGGCTTTACCTGAGGAGCAAAGGGGAATAGGGATCGGAATGAACACCTTGATAAGGACCATAGGAAGCGCAATCGGTCCAGTGATATCAACAGTGTTCATGGACACTTATGTCACGTGGTTGCTATATGACGTTAATGGACAGTTCATTCCCGTGGCACAGGTACCTGACTACTCGGCCTTCCACTACATGTACATGGTAGCAATTGCCCTTATGTTCCTGAGTTTGATAGCCTCATTGTTCACGAAAAACTATGTTATAAAGGCCAGACAGGAGGTGAAAAGGGAAGTAGTTGAGGCCAAACATCCTGGATGA
- the cobB gene encoding NAD-dependent protein deacetylase — MDLAELLLTSTHGIAFTGAGISTASGIPDFRGPQGLWKKYPQELSSASYLRRDPKGFWEFYAFRLKAMDSVAPNPAHYALAELERMGLIKYVITQNIDGLHQDAGSRNVIELHGTSRRFYCEDCGMNFERKEVLGKVQDGELPPRCRCGGVIRPGVVLFDEPVHLIHEALRIAQESDLVLVVGSSLTVYPANLIPQVVKQNGGVLVIINMEETPLDEFADLVIRERAEEVLPRTVKKIKELVGNG; from the coding sequence ATGGACCTCGCTGAACTCCTCCTGACCTCAACTCACGGAATTGCCTTCACTGGGGCTGGAATTAGTACAGCCTCAGGAATCCCGGACTTCAGGGGTCCTCAGGGACTCTGGAAGAAATATCCTCAGGAGTTATCCTCTGCATCTTACCTTAGGAGGGACCCCAAGGGGTTCTGGGAGTTTTATGCCTTCAGGCTCAAGGCCATGGACTCTGTGGCCCCTAACCCGGCCCATTACGCGCTCGCAGAGCTTGAGAGGATGGGCCTGATCAAGTACGTGATCACGCAGAACATAGATGGTCTTCATCAGGACGCGGGCTCGAGGAACGTAATAGAACTCCACGGTACCTCGAGGAGGTTCTATTGCGAGGATTGCGGGATGAACTTTGAAAGGAAAGAGGTCCTAGGAAAGGTTCAGGATGGGGAACTCCCGCCACGTTGTAGGTGCGGAGGGGTGATCAGACCGGGAGTTGTTCTCTTCGACGAACCAGTTCACTTGATTCACGAGGCCTTAAGGATTGCACAGGAGTCCGACCTTGTCCTGGTAGTTGGGTCCTCACTGACGGTTTACCCAGCAAATCTTATCCCCCAGGTCGTGAAGCAAAATGGAGGGGTGCTCGTGATCATTAACATGGAGGAGACTCCTCTTGACGAATTTGCGGACCTAGTAATAAGGGAAAGAGCAGAGGAGGTCCTGCCGAGAACGGTGAAGAAGATTAAGGAACTCGTCGGAAATGGTTAG
- a CDS encoding sulfite exporter TauE/SafE family protein — translation MDSIIILLLVGIAVGALTGITGSSGVLIVVPALSYLGLSFVDSVGSSLWVDIITTLSVIFVYFRHGNVDLKTSLIMGVGAVLGAQLGSRLAFITPDKLLEGAFTVFTTVMAYVSFRRSRNPSLKIRTRNLGTWSYVLAPILSVVIGIVTGTLGASGGIMFIAVMMMLFSMDVRRMIGTATLAMLLSAVSGGVSYAIAGRIDELASIVIGVTALVSGYFFARLANGMRSCHIYLFLGSVFVITSVSEVLKMV, via the coding sequence ATGGATTCGATAATTATCCTCCTGCTTGTAGGGATCGCTGTTGGAGCCTTAACAGGGATAACTGGGTCGAGCGGTGTCCTCATTGTGGTTCCAGCCCTATCCTACCTAGGTCTCAGCTTCGTGGACTCCGTTGGTTCAAGCCTTTGGGTTGATATAATCACGACGTTGTCCGTTATCTTCGTCTATTTCCGTCACGGAAACGTGGACCTCAAGACATCCCTGATCATGGGGGTTGGGGCGGTCCTGGGCGCTCAGCTTGGATCAAGGCTCGCCTTCATCACTCCGGATAAACTTCTGGAGGGAGCCTTCACCGTGTTCACCACCGTGATGGCTTACGTTTCCTTCCGAAGGTCCAGGAATCCCTCCCTGAAAATAAGGACGAGAAACCTCGGGACCTGGAGTTACGTTTTAGCGCCAATTCTGAGCGTGGTCATAGGTATAGTTACGGGAACCTTAGGAGCCAGTGGTGGTATCATGTTCATAGCCGTGATGATGATGCTTTTCTCAATGGATGTAAGAAGAATGATTGGAACCGCTACGCTGGCCATGTTACTGTCAGCGGTGAGTGGGGGAGTATCTTACGCAATTGCGGGAAGGATAGATGAGTTAGCCTCCATCGTAATAGGAGTGACTGCCCTAGTCTCAGGCTACTTCTTCGCTAGGTTGGCCAATGGGATGAGGTCGTGTCACATTTACCTCTTTCTAGGTAGCGTCTTCGTCATAACCTCGGTGAGCGAAGTACTCAAGATGGTGTAA
- a CDS encoding ATP-binding protein, which translates to MSLEDAKSRASKYGEVVGLISRVTPISHGKDNNQIRAEIPYEVYLKRKFLIGSYVGISIPVSGTLMLGRITSVERADILAISRIPALSPVEDVSAITTPLSLTIELLSEKVENEVVPPSSPVDPQSPIFVPSQEFIKEMLGLPQDGIPIGKIVEGYRILDVPVNLTEEALRHHVLVVGTTGAGKTNLLRLLITRSRIPVLGFDIQGDYVKTMAKIGGTVLVPVTRDMGKVTEFVSLFLKRSNLQDFRISQVDGQRITLTNGEKTFHVELLGFRLRETYKEIPDVSPLFSGQGAYFFKLITEHCLTEIDNWIGECEELFSEFHVHKTTEDNIRRSVIMLKETGILDIPLEKGFLGEPNYEDLVRKKAIVDLRWVMEKGISTATTTAFLIVDRLFRLIDAKYKNEGVETPYLLVFDEAHEYFPQSRRDEEKEGLERLINRILRLGRVRGMGTVLATHRPTDLNDLILTLTNTKIAMRADEDALEKIGMEEYANILQASPPGYAVMRTFSLKVQDLVFRTDKYE; encoded by the coding sequence ATGAGCCTTGAGGACGCTAAGAGTCGTGCGAGTAAGTACGGCGAGGTTGTGGGTCTCATTAGCAGGGTGACCCCAATCTCCCACGGAAAGGACAATAACCAGATTAGGGCTGAGATCCCCTACGAGGTCTATCTCAAGAGGAAGTTCCTCATAGGGAGTTATGTGGGGATATCTATACCCGTGTCAGGGACTCTCATGCTGGGGAGGATTACCTCGGTCGAGAGGGCAGACATCCTTGCAATCTCCAGGATCCCAGCTCTCTCCCCTGTTGAAGACGTGTCCGCTATTACCACCCCTCTCTCCCTGACCATAGAGCTCCTGTCCGAGAAGGTGGAGAATGAGGTGGTTCCGCCCAGTTCACCTGTGGACCCGCAGAGTCCTATCTTCGTTCCAAGCCAGGAGTTCATAAAGGAAATGTTGGGGTTACCGCAAGACGGAATACCCATAGGGAAGATCGTCGAGGGTTACAGGATCCTTGACGTACCTGTCAACCTCACCGAGGAGGCGTTGAGACACCACGTCCTCGTAGTGGGAACTACGGGTGCGGGGAAAACAAACCTTCTTCGCCTCCTGATCACCAGGAGCAGGATCCCGGTCCTAGGCTTCGACATTCAGGGAGATTACGTGAAGACCATGGCGAAGATTGGGGGAACCGTCCTTGTTCCTGTGACGAGGGATATGGGGAAGGTAACTGAATTCGTTTCGCTCTTCTTGAAGAGGAGCAACCTGCAGGACTTCAGGATATCCCAGGTTGACGGCCAAAGGATCACGTTGACCAACGGTGAGAAAACCTTTCACGTGGAGCTCTTGGGTTTCAGGTTGAGGGAGACCTACAAGGAGATTCCAGATGTGTCGCCCCTCTTCTCTGGGCAGGGAGCCTATTTCTTCAAGTTGATCACAGAGCACTGCCTAACGGAAATTGACAATTGGATTGGGGAATGTGAGGAACTCTTTTCTGAGTTTCATGTTCATAAGACCACAGAGGACAACATAAGGAGGTCAGTTATTATGCTGAAGGAGACTGGCATCCTGGACATACCCCTGGAAAAGGGGTTCCTTGGGGAACCCAACTACGAGGACCTAGTAAGAAAGAAGGCAATAGTGGACTTGAGATGGGTAATGGAGAAAGGAATTTCCACCGCAACCACCACGGCCTTCCTCATTGTGGACAGATTGTTCAGACTGATAGACGCGAAATACAAGAATGAGGGGGTTGAGACTCCTTACCTCCTCGTATTCGATGAGGCTCACGAGTACTTCCCGCAGTCAAGGAGGGATGAGGAGAAGGAGGGGCTTGAGAGACTCATCAACAGAATACTTAGGCTGGGGAGGGTAAGGGGAATGGGCACGGTGTTGGCTACCCACAGGCCGACGGACCTAAACGACCTCATCCTTACACTCACGAACACGAAGATCGCCATGAGGGCTGACGAGGATGCTCTCGAGAAGATAGGGATGGAGGAGTACGCGAACATACTGCAGGCCTCACCACCTGGGTACGCAGTTATGAGGACTTTCTCCTTGAAGGTCCAGGACCTAGTGTTCAGGACGGATAAGTACGAGTAA
- a CDS encoding DNA double-strand break repair nuclease NurA — protein sequence MEVHEVIRDLMTTLSRLSKEKVFLGVSLQEFEDSWPVEVEGPLEKCDPLSSFSYLDTSSRYMTVRGANIYLASLYANIEGEHMTVPLNASFPFLAIKGSRDVVEMIETSPLSKVVRTRNVNDVPYDPGYKDDNILDELRIYLENRAIERARIAVVDGPVFPGPYLPMVGEPYRSAYERLIQERRKDQLVGIVKRLSTSRKLSRVKELWKGDVTPTDDVLTLELGKGKITYITPVLREEFQLSNSSLQRYMVYVKVRDSVFRVESPSRNLLCQGVATSLSHASYRGLPTFIEVADRLSRKLSASTFILSFIYAKGQVEVTYDDWNRFQQANLDLEMG from the coding sequence TTGGAGGTTCACGAGGTTATCAGGGATCTTATGACGACTCTATCAAGGTTGTCCAAGGAGAAAGTCTTTCTAGGGGTGTCCCTTCAGGAATTCGAGGACTCATGGCCCGTTGAGGTTGAGGGTCCCCTTGAGAAGTGTGACCCCCTCTCCTCTTTTTCCTACCTAGATACCTCCTCGAGGTATATGACTGTGAGGGGAGCCAACATATATCTCGCCTCACTTTACGCGAATATTGAGGGGGAGCACATGACCGTTCCGCTCAATGCCTCGTTCCCCTTCCTAGCAATAAAGGGATCTAGGGACGTCGTGGAGATGATAGAAACCTCTCCACTCTCCAAGGTGGTGAGAACCAGGAACGTGAACGACGTTCCTTATGACCCTGGGTACAAGGACGATAACATCCTTGACGAGCTGAGGATTTACCTGGAGAATAGGGCCATTGAGAGAGCCAGGATAGCCGTAGTTGACGGACCAGTCTTCCCTGGACCCTATCTGCCCATGGTGGGGGAGCCCTACAGGTCAGCGTACGAGAGACTCATCCAGGAGAGAAGAAAGGATCAACTGGTGGGTATCGTGAAGAGACTCTCCACCTCAAGGAAGTTATCGAGGGTGAAGGAACTATGGAAAGGTGACGTAACTCCCACAGACGACGTGCTTACCCTAGAACTGGGGAAAGGCAAGATCACCTACATTACTCCAGTCCTAAGGGAGGAATTCCAGCTCTCCAATTCCTCGCTTCAGCGTTACATGGTTTACGTGAAGGTCCGGGACTCTGTTTTCAGGGTTGAGAGCCCATCCAGGAATCTCCTTTGTCAAGGAGTCGCGACCTCGCTTTCCCACGCATCGTATAGGGGATTACCAACTTTCATAGAGGTCGCCGATAGGTTATCAAGGAAGTTGAGCGCCTCAACTTTCATCCTCTCCTTCATATACGCAAAGGGGCAAGTTGAGGTGACCTACGACGACTGGAACAGGTTTCAACAGGCCAACCTCGACCTAGAGATGGGATAA
- a CDS encoding ADP-ribose-binding protein yields MMIRNLRVMSPKLVIHNHHIRSERRIVEDFTLTGASQRERFKIVLEDYLVKTFNLGFEVDLMKGDITKIEADAIVNAANSYLSHGGGVAWAIVRRGGEAIQRESDQYVREHGPVPVGEVAVTGAGSLRAKYVIHAVGPRYGLEGEDKLHSAIRRSLEKAEELGLRSLALPAISTGIYGYPMEVCARVMASVLRSYKPKILEKVIVVLYDDMAYSTFEKVFTRELQESS; encoded by the coding sequence ATGATGATTCGAAATTTACGTGTTATGAGTCCGAAACTGGTCATACATAATCACCACATAAGGTCTGAGAGGAGGATCGTTGAAGATTTCACCTTGACAGGGGCTAGTCAACGTGAACGATTTAAGATAGTACTCGAAGATTATCTCGTGAAAACCTTCAACCTTGGATTTGAGGTTGACCTGATGAAGGGAGACATCACGAAGATCGAGGCAGATGCTATTGTTAATGCAGCAAACTCATACCTCTCCCATGGAGGGGGAGTAGCGTGGGCCATTGTCAGGAGAGGTGGAGAGGCCATTCAAAGGGAAAGTGACCAATACGTCAGGGAACACGGTCCTGTTCCCGTCGGAGAGGTTGCGGTCACTGGTGCAGGATCCCTGCGGGCGAAATACGTGATTCACGCTGTCGGTCCGAGGTATGGCTTGGAGGGAGAGGACAAGTTGCACTCTGCCATTAGGAGATCTCTGGAGAAGGCAGAGGAACTTGGACTGAGGAGTCTAGCTCTCCCAGCCATATCCACGGGGATTTACGGCTATCCCATGGAGGTATGCGCAAGGGTTATGGCTAGCGTTCTTAGATCTTACAAGCCTAAAATCCTCGAGAAGGTGATTGTGGTACTTTACGACGACATGGCATACTCCACATTTGAGAAGGTCTTCACAAGGGAACTACAGGAGTCTAGCTAG
- a CDS encoding AAA family ATPase — protein MIYRVIPSRPVTVIESLPNKSVSSDDPSSFLVVDQEDNPLDSYWDGKRLYVVPKENTTAIYLIEASPGSTEFKGSNPPMTERPSSPGIPREVGVDRLRFSNFKGIAEGELDLRDVAIILGGNNAGKTTVLEAIYLLLNPDIREAFNVLPYLRQVDELSVKAGINEIQNWVNLFRYYQRGNFRIESGSNFVEGRYDNQRILLKHPDYEAGMTPGEGFSIMKGVSPESRIETLLFSPRLAYVYFSRIAQNWEEISNLTEAVNSILDELNEISNEKYQFITFEPFRGIQTLYLVKDDKKRVRIADVGEGFKIYVILRLMFEYYKPRVLLWDDIESHMNPFTLASISGWLYRISKTRQILVSTHSLEAAKIVMNATGKDSIIVDVIDGKMTYRRLSLSELERYEDLGVDPRTLRV, from the coding sequence ATGATATACAGGGTAATTCCCTCGAGGCCAGTGACAGTGATAGAGAGCTTACCGAACAAAAGTGTATCCTCTGACGATCCGAGCAGTTTCCTTGTGGTTGATCAGGAGGATAATCCCCTGGACTCTTATTGGGACGGAAAGAGACTCTACGTCGTTCCTAAGGAGAACACCACTGCTATTTACCTCATAGAGGCCTCACCTGGTTCCACGGAGTTCAAGGGATCCAACCCGCCCATGACGGAGAGACCCTCATCACCCGGTATTCCACGGGAAGTTGGGGTTGATAGGTTGAGGTTCTCCAACTTCAAGGGGATCGCTGAGGGTGAGCTTGATCTTAGGGACGTGGCGATCATATTAGGAGGAAATAACGCAGGCAAAACAACCGTCCTGGAGGCCATCTACCTGCTCCTTAATCCCGACATAAGGGAGGCGTTCAACGTCCTTCCATATCTTCGTCAGGTCGATGAATTGAGTGTAAAGGCTGGCATTAACGAGATCCAGAATTGGGTAAACCTGTTCCGATACTATCAGAGGGGAAATTTTAGGATTGAGTCTGGATCGAATTTCGTGGAAGGTCGTTACGATAACCAGAGAATTCTCCTGAAGCATCCGGATTATGAGGCTGGCATGACTCCTGGTGAAGGATTTAGCATCATGAAGGGAGTTTCCCCCGAGTCTAGAATTGAAACCTTGTTATTCAGTCCAAGACTTGCATACGTTTATTTCTCGAGAATAGCTCAAAATTGGGAGGAAATATCCAATCTAACCGAAGCCGTAAACTCTATTCTCGACGAGTTGAATGAAATTAGCAATGAAAAGTATCAATTTATCACCTTCGAGCCCTTCAGAGGTATTCAGACGCTGTACCTAGTGAAGGATGATAAGAAGAGAGTTAGGATTGCTGATGTAGGTGAGGGGTTCAAGATATATGTAATCCTGAGGCTAATGTTTGAGTATTATAAGCCAAGGGTTCTCCTATGGGATGATATAGAGAGTCACATGAATCCCTTCACCCTAGCCTCGATTTCAGGTTGGCTCTATAGGATATCCAAGACAAGGCAGATCCTTGTGTCTACCCATAGTCTCGAGGCTGCGAAGATCGTGATGAACGCCACAGGAAAGGACAGTATAATAGTGGATGTTATCGATGGTAAAATGACATACAGGAGACTTTCCCTCTCTGAGTTAGAGAGATATGAGGATTTGGGAGTTGATCCCAGGACCCTGAGGGTTTAA
- a CDS encoding AAA family ATPase → MRLVLQRKECEELKRVDYWILLFGRRKTGKTTLIKNCAKYDYFVTIANESEGLLEDGERIGIPELLREIRSEVRRGGRVVIDEFQRLPERFYADISTLDRTGGLVLAGSSYGVLNKVFDSNSPLLGLVTPREIPILRYEEVLSQVGDPVLSTLFRDPWVIPFVNSYGEFLDRIREFSLISKGLVGEIFKEEERSLTELYYQSLLKVAEGVWKTSDLAGILQVKGGEATVSSLMNRLSKMGLVRKIRTLGKELYYRHVSPVISLAFYAESKYLVSDRDVKIPELPIGLEVQFSVGEMISEYYGGDFVYSPREDIDVIVMKGRRRLIAFEVKMGEISESEAREAVRRMGRVAERVGLISLRERPPEIGDVSLGPTELLEMSRELVAGKRVPGPEVD, encoded by the coding sequence ATGAGACTAGTACTACAGAGAAAGGAGTGCGAAGAGCTCAAGCGGGTAGATTACTGGATATTGCTTTTCGGGAGAAGGAAAACTGGGAAGACGACGCTAATCAAGAACTGTGCCAAATACGATTATTTCGTCACAATAGCCAATGAATCTGAAGGTCTGCTCGAGGACGGTGAGAGGATAGGAATCCCAGAGCTGTTGAGGGAAATTCGCTCAGAGGTGAGAAGGGGTGGTAGGGTGGTCATTGACGAGTTTCAGAGATTACCAGAGAGGTTCTACGCGGACATCTCCACTCTCGACAGGACGGGAGGGCTAGTCCTAGCCGGCTCGAGTTACGGGGTTCTCAACAAGGTCTTTGACAGTAATTCCCCACTTCTCGGCCTTGTGACCCCAAGAGAGATTCCCATCCTGAGGTATGAGGAGGTCTTGTCCCAGGTTGGGGACCCAGTTCTCTCAACTCTCTTCAGGGATCCGTGGGTTATCCCCTTCGTGAACTCCTACGGGGAATTCCTGGATAGGATAAGGGAGTTCTCCCTCATCTCCAAGGGGTTAGTTGGCGAAATATTCAAGGAGGAGGAGAGAAGCCTGACCGAGCTGTACTATCAGTCCCTCCTGAAGGTGGCTGAGGGCGTGTGGAAGACCTCGGATCTAGCGGGTATCCTCCAGGTTAAGGGAGGAGAGGCCACCGTTTCCTCCCTGATGAACCGGTTAAGTAAGATGGGCTTAGTGAGGAAGATCAGAACCCTGGGGAAAGAACTGTATTACAGGCACGTCTCCCCAGTGATCTCGTTGGCGTTTTACGCTGAGTCAAAATATCTAGTCAGTGACAGAGACGTCAAAATCCCAGAGTTGCCCATTGGCCTCGAGGTTCAGTTCTCAGTGGGCGAGATGATCAGCGAGTACTATGGCGGAGACTTCGTTTACTCCCCTAGGGAAGACATCGACGTGATTGTCATGAAGGGGAGGAGAAGGTTGATTGCCTTTGAGGTCAAGATGGGCGAGATAAGTGAGTCAGAGGCAAGGGAGGCGGTGAGGAGGATGGGTAGGGTCGCGGAGAGGGTGGGGCTGATAAGCTTGAGGGAGAGACCCCCCGAGATCGGTGACGTCTCCTTGGGGCCTACGGAGCTTCTTGAGATGTCCAGGGAGTTGGTGGCGGGGAAAAGGGTCCCAGGTCCTGAGGTGGATTGA
- a CDS encoding molybdopterin-dependent oxidoreductase produces the protein MDLKRRRDFLKALVITSSILVLGRLGLNLQSGSHGLTSFSSWYVVQYSNYTPSLSISSYVLTVDGEVQNPLQLTYQDILQMPYQEVQDTIQCVSLPSLLSANVVWRGVPMSYLIEKVNPSSSVIKILAYGADGYVADLPLEKAMKDVLVVYAVDGQNLPVNHGFPVRLAVPGWWGYTYVKWLTRLHFTSRNVLGYWESLGYPDDAKK, from the coding sequence ATGGATCTAAAGAGAAGGAGAGATTTCCTCAAGGCCCTCGTCATAACCTCGTCAATCCTGGTCCTCGGGAGGTTGGGGCTAAACCTTCAGAGTGGGTCCCACGGCCTCACCTCCTTCTCCAGCTGGTATGTGGTCCAATACAGCAACTATACTCCCTCCCTCTCCATCTCCAGTTACGTCCTCACGGTCGACGGAGAGGTACAGAACCCTCTCCAGCTGACTTACCAGGACATCCTTCAGATGCCCTACCAGGAGGTTCAGGACACGATTCAGTGTGTCTCCCTACCCTCCCTGTTAAGCGCGAATGTGGTGTGGAGGGGCGTTCCCATGAGCTACCTGATAGAGAAGGTCAACCCTTCATCCTCCGTGATAAAGATCCTCGCGTACGGTGCCGACGGCTACGTCGCTGACTTACCCCTTGAGAAGGCGATGAAGGACGTCCTGGTCGTTTACGCGGTTGACGGGCAGAATCTTCCCGTGAATCACGGCTTCCCTGTGAGGCTTGCGGTCCCTGGGTGGTGGGGTTACACCTACGTGAAGTGGCTCACGAGGTTACACTTCACCTCAAGGAATGTCCTAGGTTACTGGGAGTCGCTGGGGTATCCTGACGATGCAAAGAAGTAA
- a CDS encoding thiamine pyrophosphate-binding protein, whose product MNVAESIFKTLSSSTTTVYGNPGTTEISFLKYLPSEFRYFLALHDGPAIGMASGYSLMTGKVGVTNTHAAPGLMNSLGYVYSARLDRTPLLITVGQQSSTQLLDEPILSVDLRTVPYAKDVIEVRRKEEVSKALIRGIKTAVSLPPGPVILGLPYDIMEEEIGNTESYISGRVEWNCPCNLLDVEMVAEEINAVNKVAVVAGYELDIVDAHEEVVELARKVGSPIFTEPHFSRSPGSKIDVILPRSASGINRILGQYDLVLLLGGTLHNVLYMDQEFRFNILQITMDPEEKSKRIWRTVLCNPKDFLRHLLPKVREKVGSHDLKPDNKNKVTELMEYLVSKLNGHAIFEETPSHKEVVKKVIGIRKHLFFSNRSGFLGWALPASLGYVTAGGKAVTLIGDGSFHFSPQTLWTASYYDLEMRIMILNNHGYESLRGRADYQANFFNPRTQPLKVAEAYGFETFETDHLADGVDWLMEKGGKRRVVEIVLK is encoded by the coding sequence ATGAATGTAGCAGAATCAATATTCAAAACCCTGTCAAGTTCTACCACAACCGTGTACGGGAACCCAGGAACCACGGAGATTTCCTTTCTCAAGTATCTACCGAGCGAATTTCGATATTTCCTAGCCCTCCACGATGGCCCAGCCATAGGTATGGCCAGTGGTTACTCTCTCATGACAGGTAAGGTAGGGGTAACCAACACGCATGCAGCTCCTGGGTTAATGAATTCCTTGGGTTACGTTTATTCGGCAAGACTTGACAGAACTCCCCTTCTCATCACGGTGGGGCAACAGTCTTCTACCCAGTTGTTGGATGAGCCCATACTTTCCGTAGATCTAAGGACCGTTCCATATGCAAAGGATGTGATAGAGGTGAGAAGGAAGGAGGAAGTTAGTAAAGCCTTGATTAGGGGAATCAAAACGGCTGTTTCTCTTCCGCCCGGACCGGTTATCCTCGGGCTACCATATGACATCATGGAGGAGGAGATAGGGAACACGGAGAGTTACATCTCTGGAAGAGTTGAATGGAACTGTCCCTGCAATCTCCTAGACGTAGAGATGGTAGCCGAGGAGATCAATGCAGTCAATAAAGTTGCAGTAGTTGCAGGATACGAATTGGACATAGTGGATGCTCACGAGGAAGTTGTGGAGTTGGCAAGAAAGGTGGGTTCACCTATCTTCACAGAACCCCACTTCTCCCGGTCTCCAGGTTCAAAGATCGACGTTATATTACCAAGAAGTGCCAGTGGGATAAACAGGATTCTTGGTCAATACGATCTAGTCCTCCTCCTCGGAGGTACCCTTCACAACGTGTTGTACATGGACCAAGAGTTCAGGTTCAACATACTTCAGATTACCATGGACCCAGAGGAGAAATCCAAGAGGATTTGGAGAACCGTCCTCTGTAATCCAAAGGACTTCCTGAGACACCTTCTCCCTAAGGTAAGGGAAAAAGTCGGTTCTCACGATCTCAAGCCGGATAACAAAAATAAGGTCACGGAGCTAATGGAGTACCTGGTTTCAAAGCTAAACGGACACGCCATATTTGAAGAGACTCCGTCCCATAAGGAGGTAGTTAAGAAAGTAATTGGGATTAGGAAACATCTCTTCTTCTCCAATAGATCTGGATTCCTGGGTTGGGCTCTACCTGCATCACTGGGCTACGTTACTGCCGGAGGTAAGGCTGTCACTCTCATAGGAGATGGAAGTTTCCACTTTTCTCCACAGACACTTTGGACCGCATCCTACTATGACCTAGAAATGAGAATAATGATACTTAACAACCATGGGTATGAATCGTTGAGGGGGAGAGCTGATTATCAAGCTAACTTCTTCAATCCAAGGACACAACCCCTAAAAGTCGCTGAGGCTTATGGATTTGAGACGTTCGAGACTGACCATTTAGCAGATGGTGTGGATTGGCTAATGGAAAAGGGAGGGAAGAGGAGAGTTGTGGAAATTGTACTAAAATAA